GCGCGCCTGCGCTCCGATGCGCGCGTGCACCTGCTGGAGAAGTTGAACGCCCGCCATCTGCGCGCCGGCGATCTGCCGGAAGCGGCGGCATCGGCCAGCTTCCTCGCCATGGACGTGTCATTCATCTCTGCTACACTCGTGCTCCCCGCGGTGGTCGCGGCAATCCGCGAAGCGCGTGCGGCGCGGTCGCCCTCGTCCGCGCAGCCCGCGGAGCGGGCGCTACTGGATGCGGTCGTTCTCGTGAAGCCGCAATTCGAGGCGGGACGCGAGCAGGTGGGCAGAGGCGGCATCGTGCGCGACGCGGCGGTGCAGCAGTCGGCGCTAGAAAAAGTCCGGGCCGCGATGCAAACGCTCGGCTTCGGCGAACTCGACAGCATCGAGTCGCCGATTCTGGGCGGGGAAGGAAATCGGGAGTTCCTGCTGAAGGGGGCATTCCATTTCTGATTTGCGATTTGTGATTTGCGATTCATCGCACGCCATGGATTTTTCATCGCGCATTCCCGGTTCGTACGGCCAAATGCCAACTGCTAACTGCCAAATGCTGTTCCATCACAAGTCACCCATCGCCAATCGCAAATGAAAAACGTCGCCATCATCGCCAAGCCGGCCAAGGCCGAGCTCGAAACGCTGATCCCGCAGGTGGTGGACTGGCTGCGCGGTCATGGCTACGGCGTGATCTCCGACCAGGAGACGGCCGCGCTCGTGCCGGGACTGCGCGGCGTGTCGCGCGAGAAGCTGGCCACCAAGAAGCTGGAGTTCGTGATCGTGCTCGGCGGCGACGGAACGATGCTGGCCGGGGCGCGCGCCGTGGCGCGGGCCGACATCCCCATTCTCGGCGTCAACCTGGGTTCGCTCGGCTTTCTCACCGAGGTGCCGCGTGACGAGCTGTTTCCCACGCTGGAGGCGGTCTTCCGCGGCAGCTGCAAGCTGGAAACGCGTTCCATGGTCAACGCCCAGGTGCGGCGCGGCAAGAAGGTCATCGGCAAGTACGACGCGCTGAACGACGCCGTCGTCAACAAGACCCAGATCGCGCGCCTCGGCGACTTCGACGTCTTCATCGACTCGGCCTTCGTCGCCAACTACAAAGCCGACGGCCTCATCGTGGCGACGCCGACTGGCTCCACCGCGTACTCGCTCGCGGCGGGCGGGCCCATTCTGCTGCCCGACGCGCGGGCCTTCCTGCTCACGCCGGTTTCGCCGCACGCGCTGACCAATCGGCCGCTGGTGGTGCGCGATTCTTCCGAGATCGCCATCGTGGTGCGCAGTGCCGAGCACCACGCCTTCCTCAGCATCGACGGCCAGGAAGGCACGCCGCTGGACGATGGCGACCGCGTCGTCTGCCGCAAGTCGAAGCACGCCGTGCGTCTGCTGCGCCTCGGCCAGCGCAGCTTCTTCGACGTGCTGCGCGCGAAGCTGAAGTGGGGCGAGCGGTAGGCCGCATTCACCGCACAGCGCGCAGGGAGCGCCGAGGAACCATTTCCGCGCCTCGGTCTGTGTAAACGCCGGCCACCTCGCACGCGCCGCGCTGCAGACGAGCAGCGCCTCCAGCTCTTGCGCGGGCCGCCCCAAAAGTGTCCTTCGGAGGGGCGCGGCCTCCAGCCGCGCCGTTACGCCGCAAGAACTCACCGGCTTCCGCCGTTGGGGTATTCTTTTCCGCGCCCAAATGAGAAAAGCTGCCTTCTGCCTCCTGCTCACCACCGCCGCCGCCTTCGCGCAAACCGAGGGTCGCCCGGCCGCGTCGCTCATCATCACCAACGCCAAGGTCTGGACGGTGGACTCGAACCAGCCCAAGGCCGAAGCCGTCGCCGTGCTCGGCGACCGAATCGTGGCCGTCGGCACGGCGTCGCAGGTGGACGCATGGCGCGGCGCCGAAACCAGGGTCGTCGATGCCGGCGGCAAGCTCGTGCTGCCCGGCTTCAACGACGCCCACGTGCACTTCATCGCCGGCGGCCTTCAGCTCGACAGCGTTGACCTGAAGGACGCCGACTCGCCGCAGGAATTCGCGCGGCGCGTTGCCGCTCGCGCCCGTCGCGCACCCAAAGAATGGATCACCGGCGGCGACTGGGACGAGCAGAAGTGGGACCCCCCGCAATTGCCTGCGCGCGCGCTGATCGATGCGGAAACGCCTGACACACCCGTCTTCGTTTCGCGCTACGACGGTCACGAGGCGCTGGCCAACTCCGTGGCGCTGAGGCTGGCAGGCATCACCTCGGCGACCCTCGACCCGGCGGGCGGCGAGATCGTGCGCGACCCGAGCGGCAAGCCGACCGGCATCCTGAAAGACGCGGCGCTTGCCATGGTGGAGCGCGTCATTCCGCCGCTCTCGCGCGAGCGCCGCATTCGCGCCGCGCTGCGCGCGCTCGGCCACGCCGCGTCACTGGGCGTGACCAGCGTGCAGGACATGAATCCTGACTTCGCCGACGTCGCCGCCTACAGTGAACTGGCCGAGCAGGGACGGCTCACGTCGCGCATCTACGCCGCGCCGGTGATCGCGCGCTGGCAGGAGCAGGCGCGCGTGGGCCTGCGCCGCGCCTTCGGCTCGCCGTATCTGCGAATGGGCGCGGTGAAGGGCTACGCCGACGGCTCGCTGGGCAGCTCCACCGCCTACTTCTTCGATCCCTACATCGACCAGCCCAACTCGCGCGGCCTGCTCTCCAGCGACATGCAGCCCGAATCGAAGATGCTCGCCTACATGACCGGCGCCGATGCGGCCGGGCTCCAGCTCTGCATTCACGCCATCGGCGACGCGGCCATCTCCAAGGTGCTGGACATGTTTACGACGGTCGGCGCGCGGCGCAGCGCCAACGACCGCCGCTGGCGCATCGAGCACGCCCAGCACATGGCGCCGGGTGATTTCGAGCGCTTCGCCAGGCTCAAGGTCATCGCGTCGGTGCAGCCCTATCACGCCATTGACGACGGCCGCTGGGCGGAAAAGCGCATCGGCCCCGAGCGCATCAAGACGACGTACGCCTTCAAGACCTTCCTGGACCACGGCGTGCGGCTGGCGCTGGGTACCGACTGGACGGTGGCGCCGCTCAACCCGATGGAGACCATCTACGCCGCCGTGACCCGCGCCACGCTCGACGGCCAGAACCCCAACGGCTGGCTGCCGGAGCAGAAGCTCACCGTAGCCGAGGCCGTCGAGGCCTACACGCTGGGCTCGGCTTACGCCGAATTCCAGGACGCGGAGAAGGGAACCATCACGGCCGGCAAGCTGGCCGACATGGTGGTCCTGAGCGACGACATCTTCACCATCCGCAAGGAAGCCATCCGCGACGTGCGGGTGGAGACGACGATCGTCGGCGGCAAGGTGGTGTTCACGCGAGCGCCGGCGCGGTAACGTCTAGTCCTCAGCAGCGCACGGCCCCGCAAGCTGAGAAGCGGGAACCGGGCATTCCCCGACATATACCCTCCCCCCACCCGGTCTAAGGGAATCAGCCAGTTAGCGGCGAGGGTATGTTGCCGGTATGTTCGTCTAAAGGACTTACGCGCAAAGTATGTTGTTTACTGGACTTAGCGCTCGCCAACGTTGTCAAAGAGCGTGGCCCGCAACGTCGCGAAGACGCAGCGGGCCTTACTGCCAGTCTAGCAGTTCTGCCCGGGGGAATGGGAAAGAGCGTGGAAACTCTATTTCCAGCGCATGGAGGGAGTTACGAAGAAAAGCGGCGTCACGCAGGCTTGACAAGATTTTCTGGTGGAAGCCTGGGGCCAGAGCGCCGGTTTTGCAGCGCGCTGTTCGCCGGGCCAAGGCCCTGCGCTTCCACCCACGGAGGACCGGGAAGGGCTTGACAGGCGAAACGAGCGGCAACCGAATCAGGATTTCGCCAGGCTCGTTTCTATGGCCCGCAAGGCGGCGGTCAAGTTTAATGCGTGGCCCGCGGAAACATGTGCCGAGGAATGATCTTTTCGCACGGTGTAGCTGAAGCGATGCGGATGGTCGTGGGCAAAAACCACATCACCAAAACCATCGTGCCGCCGCAATCGAATCGAGCAGGTCGAAGGTGAAGGGTGACTGACGGCAAGCCGGTGCAATCGCATCAGCTCATCCATTTGCTCCGGTCCAAACAAACGCAGGTCATACATGCACAACCCCCGCGCCGGCAGCGCCGGCACGAACTCCGCCAGGGTTGATTCATATTCGGCCAGCTCCGGATAGCAGCCAGGGGCGCGGACCGCCCAGGCGAGGTCTCCCGCGGCACGGAATCCATGGAAGCCCGACGCGAGTGCTTGCAGCACCTCCCCGCGGAGCAGTTCGACCATCGCGCTGGCGCTGAATTCGCCGCCGCGGAGATAGCTCTCTTCTGGCGTAATAAGCCGCAAAGAGCCTTTTCTCTCGGCCGCCTCCACCCGGATCCCGCCTTGCGCCAGCGCTTCTTTCAAGCCCAGCGCTTCGTCAGGCGGGAGAATGCAGACGCAGCGTTCGTTGAGCAGCAGCCCTACCTGCACAAATGGCACAAGGGTTGCCGCTCGCTCGTCGGCATTTCTGTAAAACAAGCAGATGTGATCACCGGTGCGAAACGATGCGACGTGAGGAACTGAAAGCATGGCTACGCGTCCAAACAACAAAAGTTCTTCCCGAAGGTTGATTCCTGATCAAGGGCGTTGGACCTTGGAAGCGACGGAGACCCGCAGCCTTGGTCGTAATATACCCCGATTTTGATGACTGCGGGGAAAAACGACGATGGCTTGGCTTGCCGCCGCGCAAACCCGGCGCGCAGCCCCCAGTTGTGGCCCCGGAATTTTTCGGCAGGTTTTCCCCACGGTAAGGGAATCAGGATCAGACGCCGCTGGGCGCTTCCAGGCGGGCCACCAGCCAGAATCGAGCCTCGACTTCGCACTTCACCGAGCAGAAAAGTCCTGAGGTACGGGCATGGCTTTCGCCCGGATTGTAGTTGCGCTCGCACCAGACACAGGGGCTACTCGCGGGAGGCAGGCTTTTCTGTGACTCAGTGGCCATGGGTTCACCGACTGCGTGCAGCGTATTGCAAGTTCCTGCTGGATTCAATCAGGCAAAAGACGGAGGAAACCAGACAGTGAATATCGGGCCGCCGGGTGATTGATCATTGGGCCGGACGGGATTCAATCGCCCGATGATCCGATGACCCGACAGTCAATCCCAGTCAGAGCTCCACCCTCAGCAGGTCCTTCACCGTCTCCCTTCGCCTCACCAGCCGGGCCTTCGACCCCTCGACCATGACTTCAGCGGCCCGGCCGCGGGTGTTGTAGTTGGAGGCCAGCGGCATGCCGTAGGCGCCGGCGTCGAGCAGCGCGACCAGGTCGCCCTCGCGCGGCTCGGGGAGACGCCGGTCGCGGGCGAAGAAGTCTCCCGTCTCGCAGACAGGCCCCACCACATCGAACGTTCCGACATCGGCCGCGCCGCGCACGACCGGGACAATCTCGTGGTGCGCGCCGTAGAGTGAGGGGCGGATCAGGTCGTTCATGGCAGCGTCAACCACGACAAAGCGCTTGTTGCCGTTGCGCTTCACGTAGAGAACGCGAGTGACGAGGGCCCCGGTCGGTCCGACGATGGCGCGTCCCGGCTCGAGCAGCAGGTGCACACCGAGTCCGCGCAGCGGGCCGACAATGGCCTGCGCGTAGGCCGCGACCCAGGCGGCGAAGTCACCGTCGAGGTCCGATGAAGGCCGGCCGCCCTCGGCCTCTCCTTTCGACGCATAGGAAATCCCGAGCCCGCCGCCGGCGTCGACGTAGCGAATGTCGTGCCCGCGCTGGCGCAGCCGCCGCACCAGCCCGGCAACGCGCTCCATGGCGGCTGCGAAGGGCGCCACTGCGGTGATCTGAGAGCCGATGTGCACGCTCACTCCCGCCACCTGCAGCCGGCGCTCGTCGCGGGCCCGATCGTAGAGGCGCTCCGCCTCGGTCATGGCCACGCCGAACTTGTGTTCACGCAGTCCGGTAGCGATGTAAGGATGCGTTTCCGCCGGAACATCAGGGTTCACCCGCAGCGCCACCGGCGCCACGCGCTTCGCGAGCCCGGCCCGCGCCGCCAGCAGGGCCAGTTCGCTCTCGCTCTCCACGTTGAACAGCAGAATGCGCGCCTTCAGGGCCGCATCCATTTCCCCGGCAGTTTTCCCAACGCCGGAAAAAACCACGCGGCCCGGCGCCTTCGGGGCGGCGCGCCGCACGCGCTCCAACTCGCCGCCCGAAACCACGTCGAAGCCGCTGCCCAGCCGGGCAAGCATGCGCAGGACCGCCAGGCTGGAGTTCGCCTTCACCGAGTAACAGACGGTGTGAGGCGCCGCGCCGAACGCCGCGTCAAACGCCGCGTAGCGCTCGCGGATCGCCGTCGCCGAATAGACATAGAGCGGCGTTCCGAACTTCTGCGCCAGCCGCGCCAGCGGCACGCGCTCGGCGTGAAGCTCCCCGGGGCCGCGTCCGCGATACACGAAACCCGGGGCACGCTCGCCACATGTGAAGGCTGACATGAAGGGAACTAATGTAGCAGAGGCGCTGCGTCTCTACGTCGTGCAGGCGGGCCGTTGCGATGAAACGCGGCGCGGGGTCGCTCGCGTCCACCCGATTCGATTTTTCGTGAAAGTTGAAACTGCTTCTACAGCACCTTCAGCACCACAATCGTCTGGTCATCGAAGGCTTCGGCGCCTCCGGCGTGCTCGGCGGCGCCGTTGAAGATGGCGTCGGCAATCTCTTCGGCGCTGCGGCGGCAGGTGCGCGTTACGGCATCAATGATGCCGGCCCGTCCGAACAGCTCACCCTTGGCGTTGGCTGCGTCAATCGGGCCGTCGCTGAAGAACACGAACACATCGCCGGCCTTGGCCTGCATGTCGATGGGCTCGTAGCTGACCTCGGGGAACAGCCCCAACGGCAGGCCAGTGGCTTCGATGGTGGTGACGTTCCCGTCGCGGCAGTGAATGGGGCGCGGCAGGCCGGAGTTGGCGATCTGGATTTTGCGCGACTTATCGCTCCACACGGCGAACACCATGGACACGAACTGCGCCTCGATGGGCCGTCCGATGAGCGAGCGGTTGATGAGCGTGAGCATCTCCGGCGAACAAGGCTCGGAGGGCGAGTGCGAGCGCAGAAAGCCGGAGACGAGAGCCGCATAGATGGCCGCCGGCGCGCCTTTGCCGCTCACGTCGCCGACTGCGATGGCAATTCGTCCGCGCGAATAGGGAATGAAGTCGTAGAGGTCGCCGCCGATGGCGCGCGCCGGGGCAAAACGCGCCGCCATTTCCGCGTTGACCAGCACCGGCGCCATGGACGGCAGCAGGTGCATCTGCAGCTGACGCGCCATGCTCAGGTCGCGCTCCAGGCGCTGCTCCTCGCGCGACACCCGCTCGTACAGCCGCGCGTTCTCGATGGCGATGGCGACTTGGGCGGCCAGCGTGGAGATGGTGCGCACGTGGTCCTCGGTGAAGAACCCTTTGCGCGTATGCTCCAGGTCCAGCACGCCGATGGCCTCGCCCTTGTAGACGAGCGGCACGCAAAGCTCGGAGCGCGTCTCGGGATTGAGCGGAATGTAGCGCGCGTCTTTGGTGACATCGGGCGCCAGCACGGCCTGCTTGTGGGTGGCGGCCCAGCCCACCAGGCCGCGATCGAGCGGAATGTCGTGCTTGAGCTGGATGCTTTCGTTGAAGCGCAGCGAGAAACGATGTTGCAGCTTGGTGCGCGCGTCATCCACCAGCAGGATGGAGAACATCTGGTAGTCGATGATGCCGGCCACGCGGTCGGCCACCACCTTGAGCAGGTGGTCGAGATCGAGGATGGACGTGAGTTCGCGGCCGATATCGAACAGCAGCGCCAGGCTCTTGGCCTGCCGCGCCACCCGCGTGTAGAGCCGCGCATTCTCGATCGCGACCGCGATGCGTGACGCCACCACGGTGAGCAGGCGGCGATGCTCGTCGGTGAAGGCGCGGGGGCGGCGCGAGGCAACGTCAATGATGCCGATGAGCCGGTTCTTGACGATGAGTGGCACGGCCAGCTCGGAGCGCACGCCCACGCCGGTGTCGATGTAGTCGGGCACCGAGGCCACGTCGTTCACCAGCACCGCTTCGCGGCGCTCGGCCGCGCGCCCGGTCACGCCCGTCCCCACCTTGATGCGCAGCCGCTCGGCCACTTCATCCGGATGGCCGTAGTGGAAGCGCACGCGCAGCTCCTGCGTCTTTTCGTTCAGCAGCAGGATGGCGAAGACGTCGTAGCCGGTGGGCGTGCGAATGAGCTCGGCCACGCGATGCAGCAGCGTGTCCAGGTCGAGCGTGGTGTTGACGGCGTCGGCCACTTCGAGCAGGAATGCCTCGATGTTGAGTGGCCGGCCCGGCGCGCGCGCCTCTTGTGCGGTGGCTTTCATGAGATTGAACTTTGATGATAGCAGGTGAGCTGCGGAGCGAATCTCGCCGATGCAGATTCAATGGGAAACGCAGATTGCTACGTCTACGCCGCAAATTCCGGCGCGCCCAACTCGCGCACGATGGCCACCGAGGCGCTGGTCCCAATGCGGTCCGCGCCGGCGCGCACCATGGCCGCCACGCCGTCGGCGCTGCGGATGCCGCCGGAAGCCTTCACCCTCGCCCGGTCGCCCACCACACCGCGCATCAGCGCCACGTCATCGGCGGTGGCCGGCCCGCCGAACGTGCCGGTAGAGGTCTTCACGAAGTCGGCGCCGGCGGCGACAGCCAGTTCGCAGGCGAGAATCTTCTCGTCAATGGTGAGCAGGCCGGTTTCCAGGATGACCTTCACAATCGCGCCCGCGTCGTGGGCCACGTGTGCCACGGCGGCAATGTCCTGCTGCACCAGCACGCGCTCGCCCGATTTCAGCGCGCCCACGTTCATCACCATGTCGAGTTCCTGGGCGCCCAGGCGGACCAGGCCGGCGGCCTCGTCACGCTTGGCGCCGGTCAGCGTGGCGCCGAAGGGAAATCCCACCGGCGCGCCCGCCTTCACCGAACTTCCGCGAAGGCGCGCGACCGCGTCCGCCAGCAGCGCGGGATGCACCGAGACGGACGCGAAGCCGTAGAACGCCGCCTCATCGCACAGCCGCGCAAGCTGCGCCCGTGTCGCCGCGGGCCCAACCAGCGTGTGATCAATCAGGCGGGCCACGGCCCGCCAGTCACGCAACAGGGAATCAACGTCTACAGGGACGTGGAGAGAAGGCGTGATCGCAGTCATGGGCAAGCCAATTCTAGCAACAAAAATACGCCGCCGGCTGCTCGCTACTGGCTGCCAGCAACCGAATGCAGAGTGCTTGGCCAGCAGCCAGGAGCCAGCAGGCAGGAGCGCTTTCTTCGGCGTTACAATGAAGCCAATATGCCCGCCGCTCACGAAGCCCGGTGGTGGGAGACGATGGCCGACGGCCGCGTGCACTGCTATTTGTGCCCCAGGCACTGCCACATCGGCGACGGCCAGACCGGTTTCTGCTTCATCCGCAAGAACGAAGGCGGGCGCCTGCTGCAGCTCGGCTATGGCCGGCCGGCTGCCATCCAGATTGATCCTGTCGAAAAGAAGCCGCTCAACCATTTTTTCCCGGGCACGCGGATTTTTTCCATGGGCACGGCGGGATGCAACATGGGCTGCTTCTTCTGCCAGAACTGGGACATATCGAAGGCCAAGTCCGACCAGGTGAACGCCGCGAACCTGGCGCCGGCGCAGGTGGTGGAGGCTGCCCGGCGCTACGGCACGCCCAGCCTGGCCTTCACCTACAACGAGCCCACCATCTGGGGCGAGTACGTGATTGACATTGCGCGCGAGGCGCACGCCGCCGGGCTGAACACGGTGATGGTATCGAACGGATACATCACGCGCGAGGCGTTCTTCGATATTTATCCGTTCATCGACGCCGCGAACATTGACCTGAAGGCCTTCACCGAGACTTTTTATTCCAAGATCACGCTCACGCATCTGCGGCCGGTGCTGGAGACGCTGCGCTGGCTGCGGCACGAAACCAACGTCTGGTTCGAAATCACCAACCTCGTCATCCCCACGCTGAATGACGGCGACGCCGAGTTCCGCGAGCTGTGCGATTGGGTGCTCACCAACCTGGGCGACGATGTGCCGCTGCACTTCACCGCGTTCCATCCCGACTTCAAGCTGCTCGATAAGCCGCGCACGCCGCCCGAGACGCTGCATCGCGCGCGCGCCGTGGCCATGAGCATGGGACTGAAGTACGTGTACGAGGGCAACATCCATTCTGACGGCGCGCACACCATCTGCCCGGGATGCAGGCGCGTGGTCCTGCGGCGCTCGTGGCACGACGTGCTCTCCAGCGACCTGCAGGTTGACGCCGCCGGCGCGGGCTGCTGCCGCCACTGCGGCACGCACATCGCAGGCGTCTTCAGCCGCGACGAAGCCGAACAGCGCCGCGCAGCGCGCCCGGCCATGATGGCCGCGCACGCCGCGGCGGTCGCCGCGCGCTCGTAATCGGGCTGCGCCAGCACTCGGCAGTCAGCGCTCAGCCTTCAGTCCCTGAGCGGGTTCTGCGAAGGCGCGCATGCGCAGCCGGGATGTGCAAGGGCTGAGTGCTGCCTGCTGAGTGCTGCCCCTCGGGCATCTCCGAGGACACACGCGCCAATCTCATAGTGGCAACAGGAGAACCCTCATGCCGGTCATCCAGTCCGGGGTCCGTGTCGTCGCCAGCCGCCTGCCGAAAGTCATGCCGCCCGCCGCGCACGCCATTGCCGACTACGCCATTGCCGCGTCGTTCCTGGGAATGGCTGCGTTCTTCTGGCGCCGGGACAGGCGCGCCGCCGTGGCCTGCATCGGTGTGGGCGCGTCGCAGGTCGCGCTCAGCCTGTTCACCGATTACCCCGGCGGCTTGGCCAAAAGGGTCAGCTTCCATCGCCACGGCCGGATTGACATGCTGCGCGCCGGAGTGATCGCCGGCCTGCCTGGAGTGATGGAGATGGAAGATGCCTCGCGCCGCTTCTTCGCGACCAGCGCCATCGCGCTGACGGCGATCGCCGGGATGACGGCATTTGAGAAAGAGTATGCGCGGCGGTGGCGAAGGAGAGCAGCGTGAAAACCGCTGCTGGCTGCTAGCTCCGGCAAAAAAAAATTCAACTGGCAACGTCGAGACGGCCGCCGGAACTTTCCTGGTTGTAGCTGGCAGCCAGCAGCCAGCAGCGCGGTTCACGGCTTCGGCTTGGCGGCGGCCGCTCTTCTCTCCCGCACCCACCCTGGCTTGACCGTCTGCCGCGCACGGCCCAGGGCCAGCGAGTCCTCCGGAACATCTTCGGTGATGCACGAAGCGGCGCCGATGTAAGCGCCGCGGCCGATCGTGACCGGCGCCACCAGCGTCGTGTCGCTGCCCACAAAAACGTGGTCTTCGATTACCGTGGTGTGCTTGTGCGAGCCGTCGTAATTGCAGGTGATGGTGCCGGCGCCCACGTTCACGCCCGCGCCGATTTCCGCGTCGCCCAGGTAAGTGAGGTGATTGGCCTTGGAGCCGCGGCCCATGCGGATCTTTTTCGTCTCGACGAAGGCGCCCAGGTGCGCGCCCTCGCCAACGTTGCTGCCCGGCCGCAGGTGCGAGAAGGGACCGAGCACGGCGCCGCGCTCGGCGCGCGAGTCGGTGATCACGCATCCCGGCTTGATCTCCACTTCATCGCCCAGCTCCACGTTGGTCAGCACCGAGTACGAGCGGATGCGGCAGTCGCGGCCCACCGTGGTGCGGCCCAGCAACTGGACGAACGGCTCGATCACCGTGTCCTGGCCGACGGTGACGTCGGCGTCAATCACCACCGTTTCAGGCTGGTAAATGGTCACGCCTGAAGCCATCAGCAAGTTGCATTTTGCCGAACGCAACGCGGCGTCGAGCCGCGCCAGTTCGGCGCGGCTGTTCACGCCCAGTACCTCAACCGGCTCGGCGGCCTCCAGCGCCAGCACGGCGTGGTTCCTGGCGGTGAGCAGGCCGGCCACGTCG
This sequence is a window from Terriglobales bacterium. Protein-coding genes within it:
- a CDS encoding TlyA family RNA methyltransferase; its protein translation is MKQRIDLLLVERGLAASRERAQALILAGRVLVDEQKIEKPGTRVAGEAAIRLLGDDLKYVSRGGLKLEAALDHWRLDVAGRVCLDVGASTGGFTDCLLQRGAARVIAIDTGYGQIAARLRSDARVHLLEKLNARHLRAGDLPEAAASASFLAMDVSFISATLVLPAVVAAIREARAARSPSSAQPAERALLDAVVLVKPQFEAGREQVGRGGIVRDAAVQQSALEKVRAAMQTLGFGELDSIESPILGGEGNREFLLKGAFHF
- a CDS encoding NAD(+)/NADH kinase, with translation MKNVAIIAKPAKAELETLIPQVVDWLRGHGYGVISDQETAALVPGLRGVSREKLATKKLEFVIVLGGDGTMLAGARAVARADIPILGVNLGSLGFLTEVPRDELFPTLEAVFRGSCKLETRSMVNAQVRRGKKVIGKYDALNDAVVNKTQIARLGDFDVFIDSAFVANYKADGLIVATPTGSTAYSLAAGGPILLPDARAFLLTPVSPHALTNRPLVVRDSSEIAIVVRSAEHHAFLSIDGQEGTPLDDGDRVVCRKSKHAVRLLRLGQRSFFDVLRAKLKWGER
- a CDS encoding amidohydrolase, whose product is MRKAAFCLLLTTAAAFAQTEGRPAASLIITNAKVWTVDSNQPKAEAVAVLGDRIVAVGTASQVDAWRGAETRVVDAGGKLVLPGFNDAHVHFIAGGLQLDSVDLKDADSPQEFARRVAARARRAPKEWITGGDWDEQKWDPPQLPARALIDAETPDTPVFVSRYDGHEALANSVALRLAGITSATLDPAGGEIVRDPSGKPTGILKDAALAMVERVIPPLSRERRIRAALRALGHAASLGVTSVQDMNPDFADVAAYSELAEQGRLTSRIYAAPVIARWQEQARVGLRRAFGSPYLRMGAVKGYADGSLGSSTAYFFDPYIDQPNSRGLLSSDMQPESKMLAYMTGADAAGLQLCIHAIGDAAISKVLDMFTTVGARRSANDRRWRIEHAQHMAPGDFERFARLKVIASVQPYHAIDDGRWAEKRIGPERIKTTYAFKTFLDHGVRLALGTDWTVAPLNPMETIYAAVTRATLDGQNPNGWLPEQKLTVAEAVEAYTLGSAYAEFQDAEKGTITAGKLADMVVLSDDIFTIRKEAIRDVRVETTIVGGKVVFTRAPAR
- a CDS encoding MEDS domain-containing protein, whose amino-acid sequence is MLSVPHVASFRTGDHICLFYRNADERAATLVPFVQVGLLLNERCVCILPPDEALGLKEALAQGGIRVEAAERKGSLRLITPEESYLRGGEFSASAMVELLRGEVLQALASGFHGFRAAGDLAWAVRAPGCYPELAEYESTLAEFVPALPARGLCMYDLRLFGPEQMDELMRLHRLAVSHPSPSTCSIRLRRHDGFGDVVFAHDHPHRFSYTVRKDHSSAHVSAGHALNLTAALRAIETSLAKS
- the lysA gene encoding diaminopimelate decarboxylase, producing the protein MSAFTCGERAPGFVYRGRGPGELHAERVPLARLAQKFGTPLYVYSATAIRERYAAFDAAFGAAPHTVCYSVKANSSLAVLRMLARLGSGFDVVSGGELERVRRAAPKAPGRVVFSGVGKTAGEMDAALKARILLFNVESESELALLAARAGLAKRVAPVALRVNPDVPAETHPYIATGLREHKFGVAMTEAERLYDRARDERRLQVAGVSVHIGSQITAVAPFAAAMERVAGLVRRLRQRGHDIRYVDAGGGLGISYASKGEAEGGRPSSDLDGDFAAWVAAYAQAIVGPLRGLGVHLLLEPGRAIVGPTGALVTRVLYVKRNGNKRFVVVDAAMNDLIRPSLYGAHHEIVPVVRGAADVGTFDVVGPVCETGDFFARDRRLPEPREGDLVALLDAGAYGMPLASNYNTRGRAAEVMVEGSKARLVRRRETVKDLLRVEL
- a CDS encoding GAF domain-containing protein; translation: MKATAQEARAPGRPLNIEAFLLEVADAVNTTLDLDTLLHRVAELIRTPTGYDVFAILLLNEKTQELRVRFHYGHPDEVAERLRIKVGTGVTGRAAERREAVLVNDVASVPDYIDTGVGVRSELAVPLIVKNRLIGIIDVASRRPRAFTDEHRRLLTVVASRIAVAIENARLYTRVARQAKSLALLFDIGRELTSILDLDHLLKVVADRVAGIIDYQMFSILLVDDARTKLQHRFSLRFNESIQLKHDIPLDRGLVGWAATHKQAVLAPDVTKDARYIPLNPETRSELCVPLVYKGEAIGVLDLEHTRKGFFTEDHVRTISTLAAQVAIAIENARLYERVSREEQRLERDLSMARQLQMHLLPSMAPVLVNAEMAARFAPARAIGGDLYDFIPYSRGRIAIAVGDVSGKGAPAAIYAALVSGFLRSHSPSEPCSPEMLTLINRSLIGRPIEAQFVSMVFAVWSDKSRKIQIANSGLPRPIHCRDGNVTTIEATGLPLGLFPEVSYEPIDMQAKAGDVFVFFSDGPIDAANAKGELFGRAGIIDAVTRTCRRSAEEIADAIFNGAAEHAGGAEAFDDQTIVVLKVL
- the deoC gene encoding deoxyribose-phosphate aldolase — encoded protein: MTAITPSLHVPVDVDSLLRDWRAVARLIDHTLVGPAATRAQLARLCDEAAFYGFASVSVHPALLADAVARLRGSSVKAGAPVGFPFGATLTGAKRDEAAGLVRLGAQELDMVMNVGALKSGERVLVQQDIAAVAHVAHDAGAIVKVILETGLLTIDEKILACELAVAAGADFVKTSTGTFGGPATADDVALMRGVVGDRARVKASGGIRSADGVAAMVRAGADRIGTSASVAIVRELGAPEFAA
- the amrS gene encoding AmmeMemoRadiSam system radical SAM enzyme is translated as MPAAHEARWWETMADGRVHCYLCPRHCHIGDGQTGFCFIRKNEGGRLLQLGYGRPAAIQIDPVEKKPLNHFFPGTRIFSMGTAGCNMGCFFCQNWDISKAKSDQVNAANLAPAQVVEAARRYGTPSLAFTYNEPTIWGEYVIDIAREAHAAGLNTVMVSNGYITREAFFDIYPFIDAANIDLKAFTETFYSKITLTHLRPVLETLRWLRHETNVWFEITNLVIPTLNDGDAEFRELCDWVLTNLGDDVPLHFTAFHPDFKLLDKPRTPPETLHRARAVAMSMGLKYVYEGNIHSDGAHTICPGCRRVVLRRSWHDVLSSDLQVDAAGAGCCRHCGTHIAGVFSRDEAEQRRAARPAMMAAHAAAVAARS
- the glmU gene encoding bifunctional UDP-N-acetylglucosamine diphosphorylase/glucosamine-1-phosphate N-acetyltransferase GlmU — encoded protein: MAAGKGTRLKSQHPKVLHKIGGKALLEHVIGTAAQVVAPSDIFVIVGHEAERVTHSVRDAGVNFVVQAEQRGTGHAIKSAQQALSGYDHVLVLSGDVPLIRPQTLERLRDFHLARGAAMAVLTALAPDPHGYGRVVRRQRNSDQIAAIVEQKMLKPGQEKIREINSGIYAFSAAALFGVIDQLTTNNPAGEYYLTDVAGLLTARNHAVLALEAAEPVEVLGVNSRAELARLDAALRSAKCNLLMASGVTIYQPETVVIDADVTVGQDTVIEPFVQLLGRTTVGRDCRIRSYSVLTNVELGDEVEIKPGCVITDSRAERGAVLGPFSHLRPGSNVGEGAHLGAFVETKKIRMGRGSKANHLTYLGDAEIGAGVNVGAGTITCNYDGSHKHTTVIEDHVFVGSDTTLVAPVTIGRGAYIGAASCITEDVPEDSLALGRARQTVKPGWVRERRAAAAKPKP